Proteins from a single region of Parasedimentitalea psychrophila:
- a CDS encoding DUF1674 domain-containing protein, which translates to MSDQTVPEKPDLPPAAIRALSEAEQRRKAAAAKAPPPKELGGRDGLDPVRYGDWEKKGIAIDF; encoded by the coding sequence ATGAGTGATCAAACTGTACCTGAAAAGCCTGATCTGCCGCCAGCGGCCATCCGCGCCCTGAGTGAGGCGGAACAGCGCCGCAAAGCGGCTGCGGCCAAGGCGCCACCGCCCAAAGAGCTGGGTGGCCGCGATGGTCTGGACCCGGTGCGCTATGGCGACTGGGAGAAAAAGGGCATTGCTATCGATTTTTGA
- a CDS encoding heparinase II/III family protein — MSRHDRSASRSTRFLNGLYARLARRQAAATGFVSQPEPRTIGSFARGRQLVAGNLLFAGYLVESPTTGLWEVEAPDLAFDAERNGFAWLDDLASVGDLPAREKAQKWLWGWIKAHGKGRGPGWSPDLTGRRVIRWINHALFLLRGQDKDASDAFYRSLSQQTWFLSHRWHGAAPGLPRFEALTGLIYAGLALQGREELADPAIKALALECQQQIDDLGGLPTRNPEELLEVFTLLTWAAAALHEAGRTVPHAHTAAIERIAPTLRTLRHSDGGLARFHGGGRGLEGWLDHALAASHVAGIQADRLAMGYARLSAGRSSVLIDASVPPLSAASNNGHASTLAFELTSGRRPFIVNCGSGEAFGVEWRRAGRATPSHSTLCIEGHSSARLKPPQKGSGHEALTESPDSVPVEISEIASGFRFQGGHNGFARHFGLTHARTLELSFDGRTLSGEDMLLALEDASKRIFDRAMDAVSLRGIGFDIRLHLHPEVDAALDLGGTAVSMALRSGEIWVFRHDGGCELKLEPSVYLEKNRLKPRATKQIILSGRAMQYATRVRWTLSKAQETAIAVRDLNRDDPVIFD; from the coding sequence ATGTCCAGACACGATAGATCGGCGAGCCGGAGCACCCGCTTCCTGAACGGCCTGTACGCCCGGCTGGCGCGCAGGCAGGCGGCGGCAACGGGGTTTGTCTCGCAACCCGAACCCCGCACCATTGGCAGCTTTGCCCGTGGCCGACAGCTGGTGGCCGGCAATCTGCTGTTTGCCGGCTATCTGGTTGAATCACCCACCACCGGCCTGTGGGAGGTCGAGGCGCCCGACCTGGCTTTTGACGCCGAGAGAAACGGCTTTGCCTGGCTCGATGACCTGGCCTCGGTGGGCGACCTGCCAGCCCGTGAAAAAGCCCAGAAATGGCTCTGGGGCTGGATCAAGGCGCATGGCAAGGGCCGCGGCCCTGGCTGGTCTCCGGATTTGACCGGTCGCCGGGTGATCCGCTGGATCAACCACGCACTGTTTCTGCTGCGCGGCCAGGACAAAGATGCCAGCGACGCCTTTTACCGCTCGCTGTCGCAACAGACCTGGTTTTTGTCACACCGCTGGCACGGCGCCGCGCCCGGCCTGCCCCGGTTCGAAGCGCTGACCGGGCTGATCTACGCCGGGCTGGCGCTGCAGGGCCGCGAAGAGCTGGCCGATCCGGCGATCAAGGCGCTGGCGCTGGAATGCCAACAACAGATCGACGATCTGGGCGGCCTGCCAACCCGCAACCCCGAAGAATTGCTTGAGGTCTTCACCCTGCTCACCTGGGCGGCAGCGGCCCTGCACGAGGCAGGACGAACCGTACCGCACGCCCATACCGCAGCAATCGAACGCATCGCCCCCACCCTGCGCACCCTGCGTCACAGTGACGGCGGGTTGGCCCGGTTTCACGGCGGCGGCCGTGGCCTGGAGGGCTGGTTGGATCACGCATTGGCGGCCAGTCATGTGGCTGGCATCCAGGCAGACCGGTTGGCGATGGGCTATGCCCGATTGTCAGCCGGCCGCAGCTCGGTGCTTATCGACGCCAGTGTGCCGCCGCTTAGCGCCGCCTCGAATAACGGTCATGCCTCAACCCTGGCCTTTGAGCTCACCTCGGGGCGACGACCCTTTATCGTCAACTGTGGATCGGGTGAGGCCTTTGGCGTTGAATGGCGCCGCGCAGGCCGCGCCACCCCATCCCATTCCACCCTCTGCATCGAGGGTCACTCCAGTGCCCGCCTGAAACCACCGCAAAAGGGCAGCGGCCATGAGGCGCTGACGGAATCCCCCGATAGCGTGCCGGTTGAGATCAGCGAGATCGCCAGTGGCTTTCGCTTTCAGGGCGGTCACAACGGGTTTGCCCGCCATTTTGGCCTGACCCATGCGCGCACACTGGAACTGTCCTTTGATGGTCGGACGCTTTCGGGTGAAGATATGCTACTGGCGCTGGAAGACGCATCAAAACGGATATTCGACCGGGCGATGGACGCGGTGTCGCTCCGCGGTATCGGCTTTGACATCCGGCTGCATTTGCACCCCGAAGTAGACGCGGCACTTGACTTGGGGGGCACCGCCGTATCCATGGCACTCAGAAGCGGTGAAATCTGGGTGTTCCGCCACGACGGAGGCTGCGAGCTAAAGCTGGAACCCAGCGTCTACCTGGAAAAGAACCGCCTGAAACCACGCGCGACAAAACAGATCATTCTCTCTGGCCGGGCAATGCAGTATGCCACCCGCGTAAGGTGGACGCTAAGTAAAGCCCAAGAGACTGCGATTGCCGTGCGCGACCTGAACCGGGATGACCCGGTAATCTTTGACTGA
- the deoC gene encoding deoxyribose-phosphate aldolase: MDSQTAERTAQSPQVTEPRNPGMALDLDWVAGVQANTSAIERRAASLPGRRSVKKDYQAAWLLKAITLIDLTTLSGDDTAGRVRRLCAKARQPVRADLLDALGVDGITTGAVCVYHDMIAPAVQALQGSGIPVAAVSTGFPAGLSPFHLRLAEIEESVKAGAQEIDIVISRRHVLTQNWQALYDEMKAFRVACGEAHVKAILATGELGTLRNVARASLICMMAGADFIKTSTGKESTNATLPVSLVMIRAIRDYYDRTGYRIGYKPAGGISKAKDSLVYLSLIKEELGNRWLMPDLFRFGASSLLGDIERQLEHHVTGSYSAGYRHPMA; encoded by the coding sequence ATGGACAGTCAAACAGCAGAACGAACCGCGCAGTCGCCGCAGGTGACCGAACCGCGCAATCCCGGCATGGCGCTGGATCTGGACTGGGTGGCAGGCGTGCAGGCCAATACCTCGGCCATTGAACGGCGCGCCGCCAGCCTGCCCGGTCGGCGCAGCGTCAAAAAGGACTATCAGGCCGCATGGTTGCTAAAGGCAATCACTCTGATCGACCTGACCACCCTGTCCGGCGACGACACCGCAGGTCGGGTGCGCCGCCTCTGCGCCAAGGCACGCCAGCCGGTCCGCGCCGACTTGCTGGATGCGCTTGGCGTTGACGGCATCACCACCGGCGCGGTCTGCGTCTATCACGACATGATCGCGCCCGCCGTGCAGGCCCTGCAGGGGTCTGGCATTCCAGTCGCCGCCGTCTCCACCGGCTTTCCGGCTGGCCTGTCGCCGTTTCACCTGCGCCTGGCCGAGATCGAGGAAAGCGTCAAAGCCGGCGCCCAAGAGATCGACATCGTGATTTCCCGCCGCCATGTGCTGACCCAGAACTGGCAGGCGCTCTATGACGAAATGAAAGCCTTTCGCGTTGCTTGCGGCGAGGCCCATGTCAAGGCGATCCTCGCCACCGGAGAACTGGGCACCCTGCGCAACGTCGCCCGTGCCTCGCTGATCTGCATGATGGCCGGGGCTGATTTCATCAAGACCTCCACCGGCAAGGAAAGCACCAATGCCACCCTGCCGGTGTCGCTGGTGATGATCCGCGCCATCCGCGACTACTATGACCGCACCGGCTACCGGATCGGCTACAAACCGGCCGGCGGCATCTCCAAGGCCAAGGATTCTCTGGTCTATCTGTCGCTGATCAAAGAGGAACTGGGAAATCGCTGGTTGATGCCAGACCTGTTCCGCTTTGGCGCCAGCTCGCTGCTCGGCGATATCGAACGCCAGTTGGAACACCATGTCACCGGCTCCTATTCGGCCGGCTACCGCCACCCAATGGCATAA
- a CDS encoding metal ABC transporter ATP-binding protein, with product MLDLASSNGQARQQQAVANSPLAIRGLTVSYGQKPAVFSVDMTVEAGKMTAIIGPNGAGKSTMLKAALGIVPAVSGQIQVFGKPLEAQRARIAYVPQRASVDWDFPTRVIDVVLMGLYRELGLLGRLRPSHRANAMDCLEQVGMGDFASRQIGQLSGGQQQRVFLARALAQGADLYLLDEPFAGVDAATEKAIIGVLKTLRAAGKTVVVVHHDLATVAEYFDNVFLINTRKVAEGPVAVSFSAENLQATYGGRLATAQVDQLALALG from the coding sequence ATGTTGGATCTAGCAAGTAGCAATGGCCAGGCGCGCCAGCAGCAGGCAGTGGCAAACAGCCCTCTGGCGATCCGCGGTCTCACCGTCTCTTATGGTCAGAAGCCGGCGGTGTTTTCCGTTGATATGACCGTCGAGGCGGGCAAGATGACGGCGATCATCGGGCCGAACGGCGCTGGCAAATCGACCATGCTCAAGGCGGCGCTGGGCATTGTGCCAGCGGTGTCCGGGCAAATTCAGGTGTTCGGCAAGCCGCTGGAGGCGCAGCGGGCGCGCATCGCCTATGTGCCGCAACGGGCCAGTGTGGACTGGGATTTCCCGACCCGGGTGATCGATGTGGTGCTGATGGGGCTGTACCGCGAGCTGGGCCTGCTGGGCCGTCTGCGGCCCAGCCACCGGGCCAATGCGATGGACTGTCTGGAGCAGGTGGGCATGGGGGACTTTGCCAGCCGTCAGATTGGCCAATTGTCTGGCGGTCAGCAACAACGGGTGTTCCTGGCCCGGGCACTGGCCCAAGGTGCTGACCTGTACCTGCTGGACGAACCCTTTGCCGGGGTGGATGCGGCCACCGAGAAGGCTATTATCGGGGTGCTGAAAACCCTGCGCGCGGCGGGCAAGACCGTTGTGGTGGTGCATCACGATCTGGCGACGGTGGCGGAATATTTCGACAATGTGTTCCTGATCAACACCCGCAAAGTGGCCGAGGGACCGGTGGCGGTCAGCTTCTCGGCGGAAAACCTGCAGGCCACCTATGGCGGACGTCTGGCGACGGCGCAGGTGGACCAGCTCGCTCTGGCGCTGGGGTAG
- a CDS encoding RsmB/NOP family class I SAM-dependent RNA methyltransferase encodes MSKPTTQSATQARRSAIYLLDQVLGEGRLLPEILAAGTLDTLPPEERARAQRLATQTLRGLERADRLLKKHLRKKTPLMVHNALRLGTVELCQGAAAHGVVNSMVEIISKHKRHGKLKGLVNAVLRKMADEGPAGWAERRVPRLPKWLRSPLAQAWGNEAMAAMDQAHFNGAPLDISAKPGADLTDLIHLNGTTLPTGSVRLATAGQVSALPGFDDGTWWVQDAAAALPARVLNLQPGESVLDLCAAPGGKTLQMAAAGAKVTAVDISKGRIARLQDNLTRTGLVASLVVGDALEQQGQYDAVLLDAPCSATGTIRRHPDLPYAKDGSEFGPLIELQARMLAHAWSLVKPGGRLLFCTCSLLPDEGECQVEEALEMFADMTVDRDALALPGVEAAWITSEGGLRLRPDYWADRGGMDGFYMACLRKAA; translated from the coding sequence ATGTCCAAACCCACCACCCAATCGGCAACTCAGGCGCGCCGCAGCGCAATCTATTTGCTGGACCAGGTGCTTGGCGAGGGGCGGCTGCTGCCCGAGATTCTCGCCGCCGGAACCCTGGACACGCTGCCCCCCGAAGAGCGGGCGCGGGCGCAGCGACTGGCAACACAAACCCTGCGCGGGCTGGAACGCGCCGACCGGCTGCTGAAAAAGCACCTGCGCAAAAAGACCCCGTTGATGGTGCATAATGCACTGCGGCTGGGCACCGTCGAGCTGTGCCAGGGGGCCGCTGCCCATGGCGTGGTGAATTCGATGGTCGAGATCATCTCCAAACACAAACGCCATGGCAAGCTTAAGGGTCTGGTCAACGCGGTGCTGCGCAAAATGGCCGACGAAGGCCCGGCAGGATGGGCGGAACGGCGGGTGCCACGGCTGCCCAAATGGCTGCGCAGCCCATTGGCCCAGGCCTGGGGAAACGAGGCAATGGCGGCGATGGACCAGGCCCATTTCAACGGCGCTCCGCTGGATATCAGCGCCAAACCCGGCGCCGATCTGACCGATCTGATCCATTTGAATGGCACCACCCTGCCCACCGGCTCAGTCAGGCTGGCCACCGCCGGGCAAGTTTCGGCGCTGCCCGGATTTGACGATGGCACCTGGTGGGTGCAGGACGCAGCTGCGGCGCTGCCGGCCCGGGTGCTGAACCTGCAGCCCGGCGAATCAGTGCTGGATCTCTGCGCCGCCCCCGGCGGCAAGACGCTGCAAATGGCGGCGGCCGGAGCCAAGGTCACCGCGGTGGACATTTCCAAGGGGCGGATAGCGCGGCTGCAGGACAACCTGACCCGCACCGGGCTGGTGGCCTCGCTGGTGGTGGGCGACGCGCTAGAGCAGCAGGGGCAATATGATGCCGTGCTGCTCGACGCGCCCTGCTCGGCCACCGGCACCATCCGCCGCCACCCCGACCTGCCATACGCCAAGGACGGCAGTGAATTCGGCCCGCTGATCGAGTTACAGGCGCGGATGCTGGCCCATGCCTGGAGCCTGGTGAAACCCGGCGGCCGTTTGCTGTTCTGCACCTGTTCGCTGCTGCCAGACGAGGGCGAATGCCAGGTTGAGGAGGCGCTGGAGATGTTTGCCGATATGACAGTGGACCGCGACGCGCTGGCTCTGCCCGGTGTTGAGGCCGCCTGGATCACCAGCGAGGGCGGGTTGCGGCTGCGCCCCGATTACTGGGCCGATCGTGGTGGCATGGACGGGTTTTACATGGCCTGCCTGCGCAAAGCCGCTTGA
- a CDS encoding metal ABC transporter solute-binding protein, Zn/Mn family, producing the protein MGLMILMSLPVVVGAARAEAPLKIVATTGMIADAARQIGGDLVQVRGLMGPGVDPHAYRQTRSDIVAMTRADLVLWHGLYLEAQMGEFFHDLARKRQVVAVAEGLPKDILRSHDTYADKYDPHVWMTPVLWKLVVVEVQKALTEARPEAAEVFAANAADHLADLDQLVAYGQAVLATVPENNKVLVTAHDAFGYFGRTYGFEVLGIQGISTQSEAGLNRIGELVNLLVDRQINAVFVESSVSDRSMRALIEGAAAQGHEVRVGGELFSDAMGADGSYEGSYIGMLDHNISTISEALGGDVPPRGMVGKLEAGT; encoded by the coding sequence ATGGGCTTGATGATTTTGATGTCACTGCCAGTGGTGGTCGGGGCGGCCCGTGCCGAGGCGCCGCTGAAGATTGTAGCCACCACCGGCATGATTGCTGATGCGGCCCGTCAGATTGGCGGAGACCTGGTGCAGGTGCGAGGGCTGATGGGGCCGGGGGTTGACCCGCATGCCTATCGCCAGACCCGGTCAGACATCGTGGCGATGACCCGCGCTGATCTGGTGCTGTGGCATGGGCTGTACTTGGAGGCGCAGATGGGTGAGTTCTTTCACGATCTGGCGCGCAAGCGGCAGGTGGTTGCGGTGGCCGAAGGGCTGCCCAAGGACATACTGCGCAGCCATGATACCTATGCGGATAAATATGACCCACACGTCTGGATGACTCCGGTGTTGTGGAAGCTGGTGGTGGTCGAGGTGCAAAAGGCCCTGACCGAAGCGCGCCCAGAGGCTGCCGAGGTCTTTGCGGCCAATGCCGCAGATCACCTGGCCGACCTGGATCAGTTGGTCGCATATGGCCAAGCAGTGCTGGCGACCGTGCCAGAAAACAATAAGGTGCTGGTCACGGCCCATGATGCCTTTGGCTATTTTGGACGGACTTACGGGTTTGAGGTGCTGGGTATTCAGGGCATTTCAACCCAGTCTGAGGCGGGCCTGAACCGTATCGGAGAATTGGTGAACTTATTGGTGGACCGTCAGATTAATGCAGTGTTTGTCGAAAGCTCGGTCTCGGACCGCTCCATGCGGGCCTTGATCGAAGGCGCTGCGGCACAGGGCCACGAGGTCCGGGTTGGCGGCGAGCTGTTCTCGGATGCGATGGGGGCGGATGGCAGTTACGAAGGCAGCTATATCGGCATGCTGGACCACAATATTTCCACGATTTCCGAGGCGTTGGGTGGCGATGTGCCACCGCGCGGTATGGTTGGCAAACTAGAGGCGGGGACCTGA
- a CDS encoding aldehyde dehydrogenase family protein has product MTVKEIFETMDYGPAPESAVEALAWLVDQGDRFGHFINGAFTPPGDGFDSRNPATGEVLATLTQASQADVDSAVSAARKAQPKWQALGGAGRAKYLYALARLLQKHSRLFAVLESLDNGKPIREARDIDIPLAQRHFYYHAGMAQLMDTELPDVQPLGVCGQIIPWNFPLLMLSWKIAPALAMGNTVVLKPAEYTSLTALLFADICQQAGLPAGVVNIITGDGAVGEMIVAAEVDKIAFTGSTSVGRRIREATAGSGKGLTLELGGKSPYIVFDDADLDSAIEGLVDAIWFNQGQVCCAGSRLLVQEGISEVFHAKLRARMDKLRIGNPLDKCIDVGAIVDPVQLETISALVAANTAGEMYQPQIQMPEAGCFYPPTLIEGLTPSDSLMQEEIFGPVLVSSTFRTPAEAVEMANNSRYGLAATLWSENINLALDIAPKLVAGVVWINGTNMFDAAAGFGGVRESGFGREGGWEGLGAYTKPTTKTKPLALVKPFTGEGAAADPLDRTAKIYVGGKQSRPDSGYSNAIYGKSGTLLGQVGLASRKDVRNAVEAAAGAKSWAKTTGHLRAQILYYIGENLSARAAEFAQRIDAMTGAKDGKAEVETSIQRLFTAAAWADKYDGQLHNVPIRGVALAMKEPTGVIGALCADEAPLLGLVSVMAPAIAMGNRVVLAASQPFPLAATDFYQVLDTSDVPAGVVNILTGCHTDIAKPLAMHLNVDALWSFSSSPLSAAIEAASAGNLKRTWVNNGQTTDWSQDHTKRFLQAATEVKNIWVPYGE; this is encoded by the coding sequence ATGACCGTTAAAGAGATTTTTGAAACCATGGACTATGGACCCGCCCCCGAAAGTGCCGTTGAGGCTCTGGCCTGGCTGGTCGATCAGGGCGACCGCTTTGGTCACTTCATCAATGGCGCCTTCACCCCGCCCGGCGACGGGTTTGACAGCCGCAACCCGGCCACCGGCGAGGTGCTGGCGACGCTGACCCAGGCCAGCCAGGCGGATGTCGATAGTGCCGTCTCTGCCGCCCGCAAGGCGCAGCCAAAATGGCAGGCCCTGGGCGGCGCCGGACGCGCCAAATATCTCTATGCGCTGGCCCGCCTGCTGCAGAAACATTCGCGCCTGTTTGCGGTGCTGGAAAGCCTCGACAACGGTAAACCGATCCGCGAGGCGCGCGACATTGATATCCCGCTGGCGCAGCGGCATTTCTATTATCACGCCGGCATGGCGCAACTGATGGACACTGAGCTGCCCGACGTTCAGCCACTGGGAGTCTGCGGTCAGATCATCCCGTGGAACTTCCCGCTGCTGATGCTGTCGTGGAAAATCGCGCCCGCACTGGCGATGGGCAATACCGTGGTGCTGAAACCGGCGGAATACACCTCGCTGACCGCCTTGCTGTTTGCCGACATCTGCCAACAGGCCGGCCTGCCCGCAGGCGTGGTCAACATCATCACCGGTGATGGTGCCGTGGGCGAAATGATCGTCGCCGCCGAGGTCGACAAGATCGCCTTTACCGGCTCCACCTCGGTGGGCCGCCGCATCCGCGAGGCCACCGCCGGCTCCGGCAAGGGGCTCACCCTCGAGCTGGGCGGCAAATCCCCCTATATCGTCTTTGATGACGCCGACCTCGATTCGGCGATCGAAGGACTGGTGGATGCGATCTGGTTCAATCAGGGCCAGGTCTGCTGCGCCGGCTCGCGCCTGCTGGTGCAGGAGGGCATTTCCGAAGTGTTCCACGCCAAGCTGCGCGCCCGCATGGACAAGCTGCGCATCGGCAACCCACTGGACAAATGTATCGACGTCGGCGCCATCGTCGACCCGGTGCAGCTGGAGACAATCAGCGCACTGGTCGCCGCCAACACCGCAGGCGAGATGTACCAGCCGCAGATCCAAATGCCCGAGGCTGGCTGTTTCTACCCGCCAACCCTGATCGAAGGGCTGACCCCCTCGGACTCCCTGATGCAGGAAGAGATATTTGGCCCGGTGCTGGTCTCCTCCACCTTCCGCACCCCGGCTGAGGCGGTCGAGATGGCCAACAACAGCCGCTACGGTCTGGCCGCCACCCTATGGAGCGAGAACATCAACCTGGCGCTGGATATCGCGCCAAAACTGGTGGCTGGCGTGGTCTGGATCAACGGCACCAATATGTTCGACGCCGCTGCCGGTTTTGGCGGAGTGCGCGAAAGCGGCTTTGGTCGCGAAGGCGGCTGGGAAGGGCTCGGTGCCTATACCAAACCCACAACCAAGACCAAACCGCTGGCTCTGGTCAAACCGTTCACGGGCGAGGGCGCAGCGGCAGATCCGCTGGACCGCACCGCCAAAATCTATGTCGGCGGCAAACAATCCCGCCCCGACAGTGGCTACTCAAATGCCATCTATGGCAAATCCGGCACCTTACTGGGCCAGGTCGGCCTGGCCAGCCGCAAGGATGTCCGCAACGCAGTAGAGGCCGCAGCCGGTGCCAAATCCTGGGCTAAAACCACCGGCCACCTTCGGGCTCAGATCCTGTATTACATCGGTGAAAATCTCTCCGCCCGCGCTGCAGAGTTCGCCCAGCGCATTGACGCCATGACCGGGGCAAAAGACGGCAAAGCCGAGGTTGAGACCTCGATCCAGCGGCTATTCACCGCCGCCGCCTGGGCCGACAAATACGACGGTCAGCTGCACAATGTGCCGATCCGTGGCGTCGCCCTGGCAATGAAGGAACCCACCGGCGTGATCGGCGCGCTCTGCGCCGACGAAGCGCCGCTGCTGGGGCTGGTCTCGGTGATGGCCCCGGCCATTGCCATGGGCAACCGGGTGGTCCTGGCCGCCTCGCAGCCATTCCCGCTGGCGGCCACCGATTTCTACCAGGTGCTGGACACCTCAGACGTGCCCGCCGGTGTGGTCAATATCCTGACCGGCTGTCACACCGATATCGCCAAGCCATTGGCCATGCACCTGAACGTCGATGCGTTGTGGAGCTTTTCCTCCAGCCCCCTGTCCGCCGCCATCGAGGCCGCCTCAGCCGGCAATTTAAAACGCACCTGGGTCAACAACGGCCAGACCACGGACTGGTCGCAGGACCACACCAAGCGTTTTCTGCAGGCCGCAACCGAGGTCAAAAACATCTGGGTGCCCTACGGCGAATAG